A genomic stretch from Cardiocondyla obscurior isolate alpha-2009 linkage group LG10, Cobs3.1, whole genome shotgun sequence includes:
- the Myo81f gene encoding myosin-VIIa isoform X1, producing MVTKHFASQGSSPECGVPDMTVISDINEVGINRNLQVRYSRDQIYTYTGSILVAVNPYKEIDFYTNEYVNRYHGQKMGALEPHVFALAEAAYKSLQDTVSNQSCVISGESGAGKTETTKFILQYLCSVTSNVDTWVEQQILEANTILEAFGNAKTVRNDNSSRFGKFMQVCFDNKWMIKGCIIQDYLLEQSRITFQSPGERNYHVFYQLVEAGTRDKEFAEQYKLRPASHYKYLNQSGCVKIDGISDSKRLDSLRLAFNVLQIAPEMCEGIFRVLSAILWLGNLSFEDVDGERCELSKEDGNIVDTIAPLLGLQVEDLTKVVLIRQINVRGNITEIPLKVQEARENRHAMAKALYSRTFAWLINHINNCTNPGQDISRFLGVLDIFGFENFALNSFEQLCINYTNEKLHKFFNHYVFALEQELYHQEEIQYSHITFTDNTMCLELIEKPPRCVLKLLTEQCHMPKGSDLAYLTNLHAEFENHPCYVKGDDRRKWEKEFGLKHYAGCVTYTVEGFVDKNRDVQQDVFFDFMSRSTNEFVQEISVYQDLLGCTVGRATGGTTTTMSRGTSKGKPTLCDSFRHQLQALVDVLQATTPWYARCIKPNMEKMANHYDEKLVMDQLKYLGMLDIIRIRKEGFPIHMSFQDFIARYRCLDKGRASLSRMSNEKDAVRCLIGRQNISQTEWQIGRTKVFLRSYVHEPLEDSRNQIITRNAIMIQKIWRGYVNRREYKRIREATLKVQHAYRGWKLRIMFIRKRRAAIVIQSHLRGVFAREVAAALREMRRVDEEMRKRERLEEERRMMEDKKALEESQSAQYDGIAEMESGRVQEEIDALSQMAEQMNSKMATTDLQSVDLDNLFSFLSDVQSTKSNQIIDEIGEQMDELVEDLDVELETVIQQELELNAKAESKVTSPINGQEVQSPQQQQRGLCANSLSSGKLGQPSLPEPTEPPPPPPPPAQALANGDSSDDNGEPIYESVLPREANDPGSPKVHNGGSPSQMVNGETCGSPPPPPPGGKMTKEIAGSPPSRPESRSSGHHHHHHHHHHQAIPQAQQNGHDQPQPQPQTAQQVPVEREQRRKCRVERKLQELEDKKEQENEATYHDIVEFAQNYFNSHERSPEGTIMATLTRKSRGKSIEFIPKYEMVTYYKGSSIPNSHIHMYDPDNVNVACSVFRDLCKYIRGEMKLDQEITTIQSIIAYGIEREELRDEIYVQCMRQATNNPNAEWAERVWLLLCLAIVAFQPSKLLYKYFVSFLRKNIALEGKLRQYVQWCIDNCKNTKVSCRQHPPSTVEIAAMRRLGTIVCRFFFLDGRTKAIDVHPTDTAADAVAKLGEKLGLRSLEGWAIYQSRPDGEEHVRAHDYLYDVIAAWEMKQCKLNTAQSTFSTLRRGNNPTLGSGDNRFVFKRRLFRNPREISQDPVEVNMLYAQAVYNVVKCDDFPVSEKVALQLAGLQAQVSLGDPKDNDRLDYYSEVDSFLPYRISRARGDDVWVPIIAQAHRQYGAGRKELAAKVLYLSCVMQYPLYGTTMFNVTYRGYWSYGNQLILGINCDGLMLIKPDDKFVLSEYRYQDVESIMLDPSDSFITLSLLRHNPDSSHKCFVFETPQKNEIGSLIVSYCSALAGWITENEVPTKKLKCITNEDRIRLYHNLVNCRRTLVDSEILRKPQDSGGGFLRNTLRRLSKHRIEKLRQESADHGETYKGFPYAYWAFSRQQIPQSLSKLPDPDEQAALNIFQLILTYAGLGQNGDTVRRVEDEHVNLIQTVMERCIRKENLLGELYLQLIRQTTDHPDPNNRVNLRHWALLSLACSVILPPQKVIRKYLIAHLKRCASDYVTEEGKYARFAEKCLYKTQGTRRRQWPPSREEVMCTINRRPIYARFHFMDGQYHAVEFHPSATARDVMEIIKTKIGLEETAMGYAIYEVLGPTERSLIPEEKIADVMSKWERYRASQQSQQTQRKHAHHFFLFKKHLFLDQYMNLDDPVEKELLYHQVLHDLRADRFPITEKEAMMLTALQAQLELGDCQEPLSEQDYRTIASHCLSSRLVPCLCVDGVRQHHQSLRGMTPPETKKAFLNLIQSWPLHRATIFDVMQSFTSNWPRVLWLAVDQQGLHLLEHRSRNALCTYEYSSILSYTPAVNCFMIITGTDKKQSKVILTTSQAHQIANLIREYMEVLQSPPEIPRRDSTMAQQLAAQQQQQQQQFQQPPSNLPTSAAGGRKSRPASMLHRGAPVIQSQAS from the exons GTTCAAGCCCTGAATGCGGCGTGCCGGACATGACAGTCATCAGTGACATCAACGAGGTCGGAATTAATCGGAATCTTCAAGTTCGGTACAGTAGGGACCAGATATAC ACGTACACGGGATCCATACTGGTGGCTGTGAACCCTTACAAGGAAATCGACTTCTACACGAAT GAGTACGTGAATCGATACCATGGCCAGAAAATGGGCGCCTTGGAGCCGCACGTGTTCGCCCTGGCGGAAGCGGCGTACAAATCTCTGCAGGACACAGTCAGCAATCAGTCCTGCGTCATATCGGGCGAGAGCGGTGCTGGCAAGACCGAGACCACCAAGTTCATCCTTCAGTACCTGTGCTCGGTGACCAGCAACGTCGACACGTGGGTGGAACAGCAGATCCTGGAAGCCAACACCATCCTCGAGGCGTTCG GGAATGCGAAGACCGTGAGGAACGACAACAGCTCGCGGTTCGGCAAGTTTATGCAGGTGTGCTTCGATAACAAGTGGATGATCAAGGGATGCATCATTCAGGATTACCTGCTGGAGCAGAGTCGTATCACCTTTCAGAGCCCCGGGGAGCGCAATTACCACGTGTTCTACCAGCTGGTTGAAGCCGGCACGAGGGACAAGGAATTTGCGGAGCAATATAAGCTGAGGCCGGCCAGCCACTACAAATATCTCAATCAATCCGGCTGCGTGAAGATCGACGGAATTTCCGATTCTAAAAGGCTCGACTCTCTCAGGCTTGCCTTTAATGTGCTCCAG ATCGCGCCGGAAATGTGCGAGGGCATCTTCCGAGTTCTGTCGGCTATCCTGTGGCTCGGGAATTTAAGCTTCGAAGACGTCGACGGCGAGAGATGCGAGTTGTCGAAGGAGGACGGAAACATAGTCGACACGATCGCGCCGCTGTTGGGTCTCCAGGTGGAGGATCTTACCAAGGTGGTGCTGATACGGCAAATAAACGTTCGCGGTAATATCACAGAGATCCCGCTGAAGGTGCAGGAGGCTCGGGAAAATAGGCACGCGATGGCAAAGGCACTCTACTCTCGCACCTTTGCTTGGCTCATCAACCACATCAATAATTGCACGAACCCGGGGCAAGATATTTCGCGGTTCCTCGGGGTTCTCGATATTTTCGGATTCGAGAACTTTGCGCTGAACAGCTTCGAACAGCTCTGCATCAACTACACGAACGAGAAGCTGCACAAGTTTTTCAATCACTACGTCTTTGCGTTGGAACAGGAACTC TATCATCAAGAAGAAATCCAATACTCTCACATCACGTTCACGGACAACACCATGTGCCTGGAGCTAATCGAAAAGCCCCCGCGATGTGTTCTTAAGTTACTAACCGAACAGTGCCATATGCCAAAGGGGTCGGATCTAGCTTACCTGACAAATTTGCACGCTGAATTTGAAAATCACCCTTGCTACGTGAAGGGAGACGATCGACGGAAATGGGAAAAGGAATTCGGGCTCAAGCACTATGCCGGCTGCGTAACGTATACCGTCGAAGGTTTCGTCGATAAGAATCGGGACGTACAGCAAGACGTGTTCTTCGACTTCATGTCCAGAAGCACAAATGAGTTCGTGCAGGAGATCAGCGTTTATCAAGACTTATTGGGATGCACCGTCGGTCGTGCAACAGGCGGCACAACTACCACGATGTCGCGAGGGACTTCCAAGGGCAAGCCCACCCTTTGCGACTCGTTCCGGCATCAGTTACAAGCTTTAGTAGACGTGCTGCAAGCGACTACGCCATGGTACGCACGTTGTATAAAACCGAACATGGAGAAAATGGCGAATCATTACGACGAGAAACTCGTTATGGACCAGCTCAAGTATCTCGGTATGCTCgatattatacgtatacgcAAAGAGGGCTTTCCTATTCATATGTCGTTTCAAGACTTCATCGCGAGATATCGGTGCCTGGACAAGGGTCGAGCCTCGTTATCGAGGATGAGTAATGAGAAAGACGCGGTTAGATGCCTAATCGGTAGACAAAATATATCGCAAACTGAATGGCAGATTGGCCGAACGAAAGTGTTCCTGCGAAGCTACGTGCACGAACCGTTGGAAGACTCCAGGAATCAGATAATTACGCGCAACGCTATAATGATACAGAAGATTTGGCGAGGATACGTTAATCGGCGAG AATACAAACGTATAAGAGAAGCAACGCTGAAAGTGCAGCATGCATATCGCGGTTGGAAGCTGCGAATAATGTTCATCAGGAAACGCAGAGCGGCTATAGTGATCCAAAGTCACTTGCGAGGTGTTTTCGCGAGGGAAGTAGCTGCGGCTCTGCGAGAAATGCGACGAGTCGACGAGgagatgagaaagagagaacgctTAGAAGAGGAACGAAGAATGATGGAGGACAAGAAGGCATTGGAAGAGAGTCAAAG CGCGCAGTACGATGGTATTGCCGAGATGGAATCTGG aagAGTGCAAGAAGAAATTGACGCGCTGTCTCAAATGGCCGAGCAGATGAACTCGAAGATGGCTACTACGGATTTGCAATCAGTGGACCTTGACAATCTGTTCTCTTTTCTATCCGATGTACAATCAACTAAGAGCAATCAAATTATCGATGAAATCGGGGAACAGATGGATGAATTGGTAGAGGATCTTGATGTAGAATTGGAGACTGTCATTCAGCAAGAGTTGGAGCTGAATGCCAAGGCTGAGTCGAAGGTGACGTCTCCCATTAATGGGCAGGAAGTGCAGTCGCCGCAGCAACAGCAACGAGGTCTATGTGCGAATAGTTTGAGCAGCGGGAAACTTGGTCAACCGAGTCTTCCGGAACCTACGgaaccgccaccgccaccgccaccgccagcGCAAGCTTTAGCGAACGGTGATTCATCGGACGACAATGGCGAGCCGATCTACGAGTCGGTGTTACCGCGAGAAGCAAACGATCCCGGTAGCCCTAAGGTCCACAACGGTGGCAGCCCAAGCCAGATGGTGAACGGCGAGACTTGCGGATCGCCTCCACCGCCTCCGCCGGGTGGTAAAATGACTAAAGAAATCGCCGGCAGTCCGCCGTCTAGACCAGAATCCAGGAGTTCCGGTCACCATCATCATCACCATCACCATCATCACCAGGCGATACCACAAGCACAGCAAAACGGCCACGATCAACCGCAACCGCAACCGCAAACGGCGCAGCAAGTGCCAGTGGAGCGTGAACAGCGACGTAAATGTCGCGTGGAACGCAAGCTGCAAGAACTTGAAGACAAGAAAGAGCAAGAAAATGAAGCGACTTATCATGACATTGTAGAGTTCGCTCAAAACTATTTCAATAGCCACGAACGTTCGCCGGAAGGTACTATAATGGCTACGTTGACAAGAAAATCACGCGGCAAGAGCATTGAATTTATTCCGAAGTACGAAATGGTCACGTATTACAAAGGATCCAGCATCCCGAACTCGCATATTCATATGTACGATCCCGATAATGTGAATGTTGCGTGTTCCGTATTCAGG GATTTGTGTAAATATATTCGTGGTGAAATGAAGCTAGATCAGGAGATAACCACAATTCAGAGTATCATAGCTTATGGAATCGAACGAGAGGAATTAAGAGATGAGATTTACGTGCAATGTATGCGTCAAGCGACAAACAATCCTAATGCCGAGTGGGCAGAACGTGTATGGCTATTGTTATGTCTGGCAATCGTTGCCTTCCAACCGAGCAAActactttataaatattttgtctCTTTCCtgagaaaaaatattgctCTCGAAGGAAAATTGAGGCAATATGTACAATGGTGTATAGATAACtgcaaaaatacaaaagtatCTTGCAGGCAACATCCACCTTCGACTGTAGAAATCGCTGCTATGAGAAGATTGGGCACGATAGTAtgtagattcttttttttggacGGAAGAACGAAAGCAATCGATGTACATCCAACCGATACGGCTGCTGACGCTGTCGCTAAATTAGGTGAAAAGTTGGGCCTTCGATCTTTAGAAGGCTGGGCTATTTATCAAAGTAGACCGGACGGGGAGGAACATGTGAGGGCCCACGATTATTTATATGACGTAATCGCCGCGTGGGAAAT GAAGCAATGCAAATTGAATACGGCACAGTCGACGTTCTCGACGCTGCGACGCGGCAATAATCCTACTCTAGGCAGCGGCGACAATCGTTTCGTCTTCAAGCGAAGATTATTCCGTAATCCAAGAGAGATCTCGCAAGATCCCGTGGAAGTTAATATGTTGTACGCACAAGCGGTTTACAATGTCGTAAAG tgTGATGACTTCCCGGTTTCCGAAAAGGTGGCATTGCAATTAGCAGGATTACAAGCACAAGTGTCTCTCGGCGATCCTAAAGATAACGACAGACTGGATTATTACAGCGAAGTGGATAGCTTCCTGCCGTACAGAATCAGTCGGGCTCGCGGCGACGACGTATGGGTACCGATTATAGCACAAGCACATCGACAATATGGTGCCGGACGCAAGGAACTCGCTGCTAAAGTTCTCTATCTGTCATGTGTTATGCAATATCCTCTCTACGGTACGACAATGTTTAACGTAACTTATCGTGGGTATTGGTCTTACGGCAATCAATTGATTCTCGGCATCAATTGCGACGGCCTGATGCTCATTAAACCAGATGACAAATTCGTATTGTCCGAATATCGTTATCAAGACGTCGAAAGCATTATGCTGGACCCGAGCGACTCGTTTATTACTCTCTCGTTGTTACGGCATAATCCCGACAGTTCGCACAAATGTTTCGTTTTCGAAACTCCACAGAAGAATGAAATAGGTAGTCTGATCGTTAGTTACTGCTCGGCGCTGGCGGGTTGGATCACGGAGAACGAGGTGCCCACGAAAAAGCTTAAATGTATTACTAACGAAGATCGTATTCGACTCTATCACAATTTGGTCAACTGTCGACGAACTCTAGTGGACTCGGAGATTCTCAGAAAACCTCAGGATTCCGGCGGTGGTTTCCTTCGGAATACACTTAGAAGATTATCGAAGCACCGTATAGAAAAGCTCAGACAAGAAAGTGCCGATCACGGTGAGACTTACAAGGGTTTCCCGTATGCTTACTGGGCGTTCAGCAGACAGCAGATACCTCAGAGCCTATCGAAACTACCCGATCCTGACGAGCAAGCGGCTCTGAATATTTTCCAATTGATTTTGACGTACGCCGGACTCGGTCAAAACGGTGATACAGTACGTAGAGTGGAGGACGAGCACGTGAATCTCATACAAACCGTTATGGAACGTTGCATACGGAAAGAAAATCTACTCGGCGAGTTATACCTCCAACTAATTAGGCAGACTACCGACCACCCGGATCCTAATAATCGTGTCAACCTGCGGCATTGGGCATTACTCTCGCTCGCGTGTTCCGTGATTTTGCCACCGCAAAAGGTAATACGCAAGTATTTGATCGCACACTTGAAACGATGCGCCAGCGATTACGTTACCGAGGAAGGCAAGTACGCGAGGTTCGCAGAAAAGTGCCTTTACAAGACTCAGGGCACTCGCAGACGACAGTGGCCGCCGAGTCGCGAGGAAGTTATGTGTACTATCAATCGACGCCCGATCTACGCGAGATTCCATTTCATGGACGGCCAATACCACGCTGTCGAGTTTCATCCATCTGCGACCGCTAGAGACGTGATGGAGAtcataaaaacaaaaattggaCTTGAGGAGACTGCAATGG gctACGCAATTTATGAAGTGCTGGGACCGACCGAACGATCGTTAATTCCTGAAGAAAAAATAGCTGACGTTATGTCGAAATGGGAACGGTACAGAGCGTCGCAACAGAGTCAACAGACACAACGCAAGCATGCACATCACTTTTTCCTATTCAAGAAACATTTGTTCCTGGATCAATATATGAATTTAGATGATCCTGTAgaaaaggaattattatatcatCAAGTGCTGCACGATTTACGTGCTGATCGGTTTCCCATCACTGAGAAAGAAGCA ATGATGCTGACCGCTTTGCAAGCGCAATTAGAATTGGGTGATTGTCAGGAACCATTATCAGAGCAGGATTATCGAACAATAGCGAGTCACTGCCTGTCATCGAGACTAGTACCGTGCCTGTGCGTGGATGGTGTACGCCAGCACCATCAATCCCTGCGTGGAATGACGCCACCAGAGACAAAAAAGGCTTTCTTAAATCTAATTCAGTCGTGGCCATTACATCGCGCAACGATCTTTGACGTGATGCAATCGTTTACTTCGAACTGGCCTCGTGTTCTCTGGTTAGCTGTCGACCAGCAGGGACTACATCTTTTAGAACATCGTTCCAGAAATGCATTATGTACTTACGAATACAGCAGTATTTTAAGTTATACGCCTGCCGTTAATTGCTTTATGATTATTACTGGTACCGATAAGAAGCAGAGTAAAGTTATCCTCACTACGTCGCAG GCTCATCAGATAGcgaatttaattcgcgaataTATGGAAGTGCTTCAATCACCGCCCGAAATACCGAGACGGGACTCGACAATGGCTCAACAGTTGGCTGctcaacagcagcagcagcagcaacagttTCAGCAACCACCTTCGAACTTGCCGACGTCCGCGGCCGGTGGGCGAAAGTCTCGACCCGCTTCGATGTTACATAGAGGTGCTCCGGTAATACAATCGCAAGCTAGTTAG